One genomic window of Planctomycetota bacterium includes the following:
- a CDS encoding HAMP domain-containing histidine kinase, whose amino-acid sequence MLRRRSISWPITLGTIMIVLLVALIVGWVLLAVNASQYASYWWAVLALGLTFLVLVLVGVVLYLAMSVKEIALNQRQSNFIDSVTHEFKSPISSLKLYLQTLSRRNVPESQQADFYRYMLEDVERLDSLINHLLDAARLDQQPDAAELQDVPLLEVFRGAVESAVHRYGVPVESVQIDAAPSMVHARAMDVEIVFRNLIDNAVKYSMPSPEVKIESWLNGRGTVITRVSDNGPGIPINARRKIFGRFVRLGNELERKQTGTGLGLFIVRTLVRRMRGRVQVRSPLTRGGTVMEVELPGGPPLAGAATPS is encoded by the coding sequence ATGCTCCGTCGCCGATCCATTAGCTGGCCGATCACGCTGGGCACGATCATGATCGTGCTGCTGGTGGCGCTGATCGTCGGCTGGGTGCTGCTGGCGGTCAACGCCTCGCAATACGCCAGCTACTGGTGGGCGGTGCTGGCCCTGGGACTGACGTTCCTGGTGCTGGTGTTGGTCGGCGTGGTCCTTTACCTGGCGATGTCGGTCAAGGAGATCGCGCTCAATCAGCGGCAGTCCAATTTCATCGACAGCGTCACGCACGAGTTCAAAAGCCCGATCTCCTCGTTGAAGCTGTACCTGCAGACTCTCTCGCGCCGCAACGTGCCCGAGTCGCAGCAGGCCGACTTCTATCGCTACATGCTCGAGGACGTCGAGCGACTCGACTCGCTGATCAATCACCTGCTGGACGCGGCTCGGCTCGATCAACAACCCGACGCCGCCGAGTTGCAAGACGTGCCGTTGTTGGAAGTCTTTCGCGGCGCGGTCGAGTCGGCCGTTCACCGCTACGGCGTGCCGGTCGAGTCGGTCCAGATCGACGCCGCCCCGTCGATGGTGCATGCCCGGGCGATGGACGTCGAGATCGTGTTCCGCAACCTGATCGACAACGCGGTCAAATACTCGATGCCCAGCCCCGAGGTGAAAATCGAAAGCTGGCTGAACGGCCGCGGCACGGTCATCACGCGAGTCAGCGACAACGGCCCGGGCATTCCGATCAACGCGCGGCGCAAGATTTTTGGCCGGTTCGTTCGGCTGGGCAACGAACTCGAGCGAAAGCAGACCGGCACGGGGCTGGGCTTGTTCATCGTGCGAACCCTGGTCCGGCGAATGCGCGGCCGCGTCCAGGTGCGCAGCCCGTTGACCCGCGGTGGGACCGTGATGGAAGTCGAATTGCCCGGCGGGCCGCCGCTGGCCGGCGCGGCGACACCATCATGA
- a CDS encoding HNH endonuclease has protein sequence MFIDESQSEDQASRRYELVTTMRAYRDAKFKPAVLHAYRHKCAVCQCALKLVDAAHIVPVSYPQSTDEVTNGLALCRLHHGAYDNGLLGVQSNYRIITNPDCESRLAGLQLHMGLEEFKARLPQQIVIPSALEARPNPQKLILGLRARNWPHTFCA, from the coding sequence ATGTTCATTGACGAATCGCAATCCGAAGATCAAGCGTCACGTCGCTATGAATTAGTAACGACGATGCGTGCATATCGCGATGCCAAATTCAAACCAGCCGTCTTGCACGCTTACCGCCATAAGTGTGCGGTTTGTCAGTGTGCGTTGAAGCTTGTTGATGCGGCGCATATCGTTCCAGTTTCCTATCCCCAATCGACGGATGAAGTGACCAATGGGTTGGCGTTGTGCCGCCTTCACCACGGGGCATATGACAACGGTTTGTTGGGGGTACAGTCGAATTATCGAATCATAACGAACCCCGATTGTGAAAGCCGGCTGGCGGGCTTACAGCTTCACATGGGGCTTGAAGAGTTCAAGGCCCGGTTGCCTCAGCAGATTGTTATTCCGAGCGCCTTGGAAGCGCGCCCCAATCCTCAGAAGCTGATCTTGGGCTTGAGGGCGCGAAACTGGCCACACACATTTTGCGCGTAG
- a CDS encoding site-specific DNA-methyltransferase: MAHKQSSLKSVINRLHHQDCVAGLRRLPDGCVDLAFADPPFNIGYDYDVYEDRRAADEYLAWCGTWLGEVNRVLKPTGTFWLAIGDEYAAELKVLMQRELGLACRSWVVWYYTFGVNCKYKFSRSHAHLFHMVKDPQQCTFNAEQIRVPSARQLVYGDRRANPVGRLPDDTWILRPQDLPVGFTPDENTWYFPRVCGTFKERAGWHGCQMPEQLLGRIIRACSNPGELVLDPFGGSGTTLVVAKKLGRNFLGYELSPEYAARIEQRLAATEVGQELDGAAEPLVSAPTTANGRRLDDRGKAKPRKKRLARNDR, translated from the coding sequence ATGGCCCACAAGCAATCCTCGTTGAAATCGGTCATCAACCGGCTGCACCACCAAGACTGCGTCGCAGGCCTGCGCCGGCTGCCCGACGGCTGCGTTGATCTGGCCTTCGCCGATCCGCCGTTCAACATCGGCTACGACTACGACGTTTACGAAGATCGCCGGGCGGCGGATGAATACCTCGCCTGGTGCGGTACGTGGCTGGGCGAGGTGAACCGTGTGCTCAAGCCGACCGGCACGTTCTGGCTGGCCATTGGGGACGAATATGCCGCCGAGCTCAAGGTGCTGATGCAGCGCGAGCTGGGGCTGGCCTGTCGCAGTTGGGTGGTCTGGTATTACACGTTCGGCGTGAACTGCAAATACAAGTTCAGCCGCTCGCACGCCCATCTGTTCCACATGGTCAAAGACCCGCAACAATGCACCTTCAACGCCGAGCAGATTCGCGTCCCCTCGGCGCGGCAACTGGTCTATGGCGACCGGCGGGCCAACCCCGTGGGTCGTCTCCCCGACGACACCTGGATTCTGCGCCCGCAAGATTTGCCGGTCGGCTTCACGCCCGACGAGAACACGTGGTACTTCCCCCGCGTGTGCGGCACGTTCAAAGAGCGCGCCGGCTGGCACGGTTGCCAGATGCCCGAGCAGCTCTTGGGCCGGATCATTCGGGCCTGCAGCAACCCGGGCGAACTAGTGCTTGACCCCTTCGGCGGCAGCGGCACCACGCTGGTCGTGGCCAAAAAGCTGGGGCGCAATTTCCTGGGCTATGAATTGTCGCCGGAGTACGCGGCGCGGATCGAACAGCGCCTGGCAGCGACCGAAGTCGGCCAGGAACTCGACGGCGCGGCCGAGCCGCTGGTCAGCGCGCCGACGACCGCCAACGGGCGGCGTCTGGACGACCGCGGCAAGGCGAAGCCCAGGAAGAAACGCCTGGCGCGGAATGACCGGTGA
- a CDS encoding carbon-nitrogen hydrolase translates to MAVPNLVPPAKVTVALVQMTCVHAKRPNVEKALARIGDAAARGANIVCLQELFHGHYPCQSEDFLRFDEAESLTGPTAEALAEAAKQHGVVIVGSLFERRTQGLYHNTAVVWDADGRPVHTYRKMHIPDDPLYYEKFYFTPGDLGFSSCATRFGQLGVCVCWDQWYPEAARITALRGAQIIFYPTAIGWQAHEKAEFGASQHDAWQTMMRSHAIANGCFVVAVNRTGVEGGIEFWGASFVADPAGNLLALASHDKEETLLVECNLDQIDSVRTHWPFLRDRRIDAYGDLLRRYID, encoded by the coding sequence ATGGCTGTGCCGAATCTTGTTCCCCCGGCCAAGGTGACCGTGGCGCTGGTCCAGATGACCTGCGTACACGCGAAGCGCCCCAACGTCGAGAAGGCGCTGGCTCGCATTGGCGATGCCGCGGCGCGCGGGGCGAACATCGTCTGTCTGCAGGAACTGTTCCACGGCCACTATCCGTGCCAGAGCGAAGACTTCTTGCGCTTTGACGAGGCCGAGTCGCTGACGGGGCCGACGGCCGAGGCGCTGGCCGAGGCGGCCAAGCAGCACGGCGTGGTGATCGTCGGCTCGTTGTTCGAGCGTCGCACGCAGGGGCTGTATCACAACACGGCGGTGGTGTGGGACGCCGACGGTCGGCCGGTACACACTTATCGCAAGATGCACATTCCCGACGACCCGCTGTACTACGAGAAGTTTTACTTCACGCCGGGCGATCTTGGCTTCAGCAGTTGCGCGACGCGGTTTGGGCAGTTGGGCGTGTGCGTCTGCTGGGACCAGTGGTATCCCGAGGCGGCGCGGATCACGGCCCTGCGCGGGGCGCAGATCATCTTCTACCCGACGGCCATTGGCTGGCAGGCTCACGAGAAGGCCGAGTTCGGTGCCAGCCAGCACGACGCCTGGCAGACCATGATGCGCAGCCACGCGATCGCCAACGGCTGTTTCGTGGTGGCGGTCAACCGAACTGGCGTCGAGGGGGGGATCGAGTTCTGGGGGGCGTCGTTCGTGGCCGATCCGGCCGGCAATCTGCTGGCCCTGGCCAGCCATGACAAGGAAGAAACCCTGCTGGTCGAGTGCAACCTGGACCAGATTGACTCGGTGCGGACGCACTGGCCGTTTTTGCGAGATCGCCGCATCGATGCGTACGGCGACCTGCTGCGAAGGTATATTGATTGA
- a CDS encoding response regulator transcription factor, whose translation MMKRILVVEDEQHLAFGIKFNLEAEGYDVTVCTEGPAALAMIEDDPLGIELVVLDLMLPGMSGYAICEEIRKQGNQVPVLILSARTLTEDRIRGFDVGADQYLTKPFELDELISRVRNLLARFSRRPAPTTKELKTYDFGRAQINFDTYEVNVAGQPVQLTATEMKLLRYFIDNEESVISRAQLLEDVWGFANSPTTRTVDNFIVRLRKYFELDPAEPQHFLSVRGAGYRFVSGNAPA comes from the coding sequence ATCATGAAGCGCATCCTGGTGGTCGAAGACGAGCAGCATCTGGCATTCGGCATCAAGTTCAATCTGGAAGCCGAAGGTTACGACGTCACGGTGTGTACCGAGGGGCCGGCGGCGCTGGCCATGATCGAGGACGATCCGCTGGGGATCGAGCTGGTGGTCCTCGATCTGATGCTGCCGGGCATGAGCGGCTATGCGATCTGCGAAGAGATTCGCAAGCAAGGAAACCAGGTTCCGGTGCTGATTCTCAGCGCGCGGACGCTGACCGAGGATCGCATTCGCGGCTTCGACGTCGGAGCCGACCAGTATCTGACCAAGCCGTTCGAGTTGGACGAGCTAATCAGCCGGGTGCGGAACTTGCTGGCCCGGTTCAGCCGCCGCCCCGCGCCGACGACCAAGGAGCTGAAGACTTACGACTTTGGCCGCGCGCAGATCAACTTTGACACCTACGAAGTCAACGTCGCCGGCCAGCCGGTGCAACTGACCGCAACCGAGATGAAGCTGCTGCGGTACTTCATCGACAATGAAGAGAGCGTGATCAGCCGCGCGCAACTGCTGGAGGACGTGTGGGGCTTCGCCAACTCGCCCACCACGCGAACCGTCGACAATTTCATCGTCCGGCTGCGCAAATACTTCGAGCTGGACCCAGCCGAGCCGCAGCATTTCTTGAGCGTCCGCGGGGCGGGCTATCGGTTCGTGTCGGGGAACGCGCCGGCGTGA
- a CDS encoding sugar phosphate isomerase/epimerase, which yields MKFAICNETFQDWPHERAFHFAREVGYTGLEIAPFTINTDVRQITAAQRREIRELADQADLEIIGLHWLLAKTEGFYLTTPDAAVRTATSAYLGELARCCRDLGGSIMVLGSPLQRILLPGVSNDDAMRYAADVLERCMPVCEENDVTIALEPLSPEWGPFLNTAAAGVELMEMVGSPHCRLHLDCIAMCTEPTPIPELLHRHRRELAHFHANDPNKQGPGMGNLDFVPILRALGEIDYQGWVSVEVFDYAPGSERLARESIENLEAALAEVMNAE from the coding sequence ATGAAATTCGCCATTTGCAACGAGACGTTTCAGGACTGGCCGCACGAGCGGGCGTTCCACTTCGCGCGCGAGGTCGGCTACACGGGCCTGGAAATCGCGCCGTTCACCATCAACACCGACGTCCGCCAGATCACGGCCGCCCAGCGCCGCGAAATCCGCGAGCTGGCCGACCAGGCCGACCTCGAGATCATCGGTCTGCACTGGTTGTTGGCCAAGACCGAGGGGTTTTATCTGACCACGCCCGACGCCGCGGTCCGCACGGCCACGAGCGCCTACCTGGGGGAACTGGCCCGCTGCTGCCGCGATCTGGGGGGCTCGATCATGGTGCTGGGCTCGCCGCTGCAGCGCATCTTGCTGCCTGGCGTGAGCAACGACGACGCCATGCGCTACGCCGCCGACGTGCTCGAGCGCTGCATGCCGGTCTGTGAAGAAAATGACGTGACGATTGCGCTCGAACCGCTGTCGCCCGAGTGGGGGCCGTTCTTGAACACGGCGGCCGCAGGGGTCGAGTTGATGGAAATGGTCGGCTCGCCTCATTGCCGCTTGCACCTCGACTGCATCGCCATGTGTACCGAGCCGACGCCGATTCCAGAGCTGCTCCATCGCCACCGCCGCGAGCTGGCCCACTTCCACGCCAACGATCCCAACAAGCAAGGCCCCGGCATGGGGAACCTGGACTTTGTGCCGATCCTCCGCGCGCTGGGCGAGATCGATTACCAAGGCTGGGTCTCGGTCGAGGTGTTCGACTACGCGCCAGGTTCGGAGCGATTGGCGCGAGAGAGCATCGAGAATCTTGAGGCGGCGCTGGCAGAAGTGATGAATGCGGAGTGA
- the bioD gene encoding dethiobiotin synthase, with the protein MNDNRVPGLFITGTDTNVGKTYVTALIARQLVARGLRVGVYKPVASGCRLEAGTLVSDDAVALWEAAGRPGTLEQVCPQRFRAPLAPPRAAAEQGDTVDAALLRAGLEPWLASSDIVLVEGAGGLMAPISDDDYAADLAHDFGYPLMVVARDALGTIHQTLSTLIVAATFRRGLDVAGVVLNRTSAEADPSAATNAEELAARCVPPLLARVGWQANAFSETIDWLALAQGKPLQRR; encoded by the coding sequence ATGAATGACAACCGGGTTCCAGGCCTGTTCATCACCGGCACCGACACGAACGTCGGCAAAACCTACGTCACCGCGTTGATCGCGCGACAGTTGGTGGCGAGGGGCTTGCGCGTGGGCGTGTATAAACCCGTCGCCAGCGGCTGCCGCTTGGAAGCCGGCACGCTGGTCAGTGATGACGCGGTGGCACTGTGGGAAGCGGCCGGCCGGCCCGGCACGTTAGAGCAAGTCTGCCCCCAGCGCTTTCGCGCGCCGCTGGCGCCGCCGCGCGCGGCCGCCGAGCAAGGCGACACGGTCGACGCGGCGCTGCTGCGCGCGGGGCTCGAACCTTGGCTCGCATCGAGCGACATCGTCCTGGTCGAAGGAGCCGGTGGGCTGATGGCCCCGATCAGCGACGACGACTATGCGGCCGACCTGGCCCACGATTTTGGCTATCCGCTGATGGTCGTGGCGCGCGATGCGCTGGGAACGATCCATCAAACCTTGTCAACATTGATCGTGGCCGCCACATTCCGTCGCGGGCTCGACGTGGCGGGCGTGGTCTTAAATCGAACCTCGGCCGAAGCCGACCCAAGCGCGGCCACCAATGCCGAGGAACTGGCGGCTCGCTGCGTGCCGCCACTGTTGGCGCGCGTCGGCTGGCAGGCCAACGCGTTCAGCGAGACAATCGACTGGCTCGCCTTGGCGCAAGGGAAGCCGTTGCAGCGCCGCTAG
- a CDS encoding ThuA domain-containing protein, protein MFTRRQVLTSAGAALAASQFPWGQVRAADAPRRRVLFFTKSSSFEHSATRRADGQPAYNERVLTEIGAKQGFDVTATKDGRVFDGDINQYDAFVFYTTGDLTQSGTDKQPPMSAAGKQKLIDAVAAGKGFIASHCGSDTFHSAGERFEEQSQLDPYIAMLGGEFIKHGPQQKARLAVTDAKFPGLSGAGSSFELMEEWYSLKNFADNLHVILVQDTQGMKGSDYERPNYPATWARMYEKGRVFYTSMGHREDVWDNATFQEVMLGALTWVCRNVDADVTPNIKEVTPGAHVMPPRPTPTPTPKK, encoded by the coding sequence ATGTTCACTCGTCGTCAGGTTCTAACCTCGGCCGGCGCGGCATTGGCCGCCAGCCAATTTCCTTGGGGACAAGTTCGGGCCGCCGACGCGCCGCGGCGCCGCGTGTTGTTCTTTACCAAGAGCAGCAGCTTCGAGCACTCGGCCACCCGGCGAGCCGACGGCCAGCCGGCCTACAACGAACGGGTGTTGACCGAAATCGGCGCCAAGCAAGGCTTTGACGTCACCGCCACCAAGGACGGCAGGGTGTTCGACGGCGACATCAATCAATACGACGCCTTCGTCTTCTACACCACGGGCGACTTGACCCAGAGCGGCACCGACAAGCAGCCGCCGATGAGCGCGGCCGGCAAGCAAAAGCTGATCGACGCCGTGGCCGCGGGCAAAGGGTTCATCGCCTCGCACTGTGGCAGCGACACGTTCCATTCGGCCGGCGAGCGATTCGAGGAGCAATCACAGCTTGACCCATATATCGCCATGCTCGGCGGCGAATTCATCAAGCACGGCCCGCAGCAAAAAGCCCGCCTGGCGGTCACCGACGCCAAGTTCCCCGGCCTGAGCGGCGCTGGCAGCTCGTTCGAGTTGATGGAAGAATGGTACTCGCTCAAGAACTTCGCCGACAACTTGCACGTGATCCTGGTCCAGGACACGCAAGGGATGAAAGGAAGCGACTACGAGCGGCCCAACTACCCGGCTACTTGGGCGCGGATGTACGAGAAGGGACGCGTGTTCTACACGTCGATGGGACACCGCGAAGACGTTTGGGACAATGCCACCTTCCAGGAAGTGATGCTGGGGGCCCTGACCTGGGTCTGTCGCAACGTCGACGCCGACGTGACGCCGAACATCAAGGAAGTGACCCCCGGGGCGCACGTCATGCCCCCGCGCCCGACGCCGACGCCGACGCCGAAGAAGTAA
- a CDS encoding site-specific DNA-methyltransferase has protein sequence MFQIDAIDLLTKLPSDSVDLVMTSPPFALTRKKEYGNEPLDKYLEWFMPFCLEIKRVLKPTGSFVLDIGGAWVPGVPVRSIYHFELAVKLAKEFCLAQEFYWYNPARLPTPAEWVTVRRLRVKDAVNMVWWFGKSEWPKADNRQVLQPYSESMKGLIKKGYKAQKRPSGHDISTKFQRDNGGAIPSNLITIANTESNSAYLRKCKERGIKPHPARYPEQLVRFFVDYLTSKGDLVVDPFAGSNVTGSVCDVSGRRWLASELESRYVEGSILRFETGPLFDNAQAPIGKRRVAASKPGS, from the coding sequence ATGTTCCAGATTGACGCCATCGACTTGCTCACGAAGCTGCCGAGCGACAGCGTTGACCTCGTGATGACCTCGCCTCCTTTCGCACTTACGCGTAAGAAGGAGTACGGCAATGAGCCGCTCGACAAGTATCTTGAATGGTTCATGCCATTCTGTTTGGAAATTAAGCGCGTGCTGAAACCGACCGGCAGTTTCGTGCTTGATATTGGTGGCGCGTGGGTGCCAGGTGTTCCTGTCCGCAGTATCTACCACTTTGAACTCGCGGTGAAGTTGGCCAAAGAGTTTTGCCTTGCGCAGGAGTTCTACTGGTACAACCCGGCGCGATTGCCAACACCTGCGGAGTGGGTGACTGTGCGGCGACTGCGTGTCAAAGACGCGGTCAATATGGTTTGGTGGTTCGGCAAATCTGAATGGCCCAAAGCCGATAATCGACAGGTATTGCAGCCCTACAGCGAAAGCATGAAGGGGTTGATTAAGAAGGGCTATAAGGCACAGAAGCGGCCATCAGGTCACGACATTTCAACGAAGTTTCAGCGCGACAACGGGGGGGCGATTCCGTCGAACCTGATCACTATTGCGAACACAGAATCGAATAGCGCTTATTTGCGAAAATGCAAAGAGCGGGGCATTAAGCCGCACCCTGCAAGATACCCGGAACAGTTGGTTCGGTTTTTTGTTGATTACCTCACATCGAAGGGTGATCTTGTAGTTGACCCGTTCGCGGGAAGCAATGTGACTGGGTCAGTTTGCGACGTAAGCGGCCGTCGGTGGTTGGCATCGGAACTAGAGTCACGCTATGTCGAAGGCTCCATACTACGTTTTGAAACAGGACCGCTCTTCGATAACGCACAAGCCCCGATAGGAAAGAGGCGCGTTGCGGCATCCAAGCCAGGGAGTTAA
- a CDS encoding (2Fe-2S)-binding protein, which produces MVVAYYTVADEMAPVTSCDSCTSVASDATVVCRCLNVTEDDLRDASALCPLMSLCEVARVTGAGSGCTACHRRLRKFIALQNAGS; this is translated from the coding sequence ATGGTTGTGGCTTACTACACGGTCGCCGATGAAATGGCGCCGGTCACAAGCTGCGATTCTTGCACATCGGTCGCTAGTGACGCGACGGTTGTCTGCCGTTGTTTGAACGTCACCGAAGACGATCTGCGCGATGCGTCGGCCCTTTGTCCGTTGATGTCGCTGTGCGAAGTCGCGCGCGTCACCGGCGCCGGCTCGGGCTGCACCGCCTGTCACCGGCGGCTGCGGAAGTTCATCGCCCTGCAAAACGCCGGCTCGTAA
- a CDS encoding HDOD domain-containing protein → METLAPGRSLDELVEQTSGLYSLPAVAVDVLALTNDPQVGAADLKRCIEHDPALVVKLLRVVNSALFGLSRPVTDLTQAITLLGVKPLKLLVLGFSLPRSLSDGVQTQVLEAYWRHALTKAVAARHLAEQLRTASGDDAFLAGLLADIGLLVLIQSLGDPYVQVVRRVRHLQRQLDDVERRALGFDHIELTAQLLRRWNMPAALVDAIASSAPHLDASQPTRADREGTLAEILALAEHWALVLVERQDDHLPLLLQRLRQLSAITPEQLTGWSTLVECRVRELGDALSMALPDDLDYAEVITQAHQRLSDNVSQWATELMTAGARRAPRGDDVELGDQVRQLMALAGSPWSALRVGASANASASATVPAGVAAAPPAASVPSTPPQATAPASAVSALEELLDRVQRMSDDCRQARCALSLVLVALDRDDRQRAELGLVQHTSCCQQLAAICRQVDHWGAAMIELSISRFALLLPNADRGQASDCGLHALRCVRDRFAHYQHPVTVSVGVAAAAMVPKNFSGQQLVLAAARCLQAAQVSGNTLKSIEL, encoded by the coding sequence ATGGAAACGCTCGCGCCAGGCCGTTCTCTCGATGAACTCGTCGAGCAAACCTCGGGCTTGTACAGCCTGCCCGCGGTCGCGGTTGACGTGTTGGCGTTGACCAACGACCCGCAAGTTGGCGCGGCCGATCTTAAACGCTGCATCGAGCACGATCCGGCGCTGGTCGTCAAGCTGCTGCGCGTGGTGAACAGCGCGCTGTTCGGGCTGTCGCGGCCGGTGACCGATCTGACCCAGGCGATCACGCTACTCGGCGTAAAGCCATTGAAGCTGCTGGTCCTGGGCTTCAGCTTGCCGCGCAGTCTGAGCGACGGCGTCCAGACGCAAGTCCTGGAAGCCTACTGGCGGCACGCCCTGACCAAGGCCGTCGCGGCCCGGCACCTGGCCGAGCAACTGCGCACGGCGTCGGGGGACGACGCCTTCCTGGCGGGCTTGCTGGCCGATATCGGCTTGCTGGTGTTGATTCAGTCGCTGGGCGATCCTTACGTTCAGGTTGTCCGCCGCGTGCGCCATCTGCAGCGGCAGCTCGACGACGTCGAGCGCCGCGCGCTGGGCTTTGACCATATCGAGCTGACGGCCCAGTTGCTGCGCCGCTGGAACATGCCGGCCGCGCTGGTCGACGCGATTGCCAGCAGCGCACCGCACCTCGACGCCAGCCAGCCGACCCGCGCCGATCGGGAAGGAACGCTGGCCGAAATCTTGGCGCTGGCCGAACATTGGGCGCTCGTGTTGGTCGAGCGCCAGGACGACCACCTGCCGCTACTGCTGCAACGACTGCGGCAGCTCAGTGCCATCACCCCCGAGCAATTGACCGGCTGGTCGACCCTGGTCGAATGCCGCGTCCGCGAGCTGGGCGACGCGTTGTCGATGGCTCTGCCTGACGACCTTGATTACGCCGAAGTGATCACGCAAGCGCATCAACGCCTGAGCGACAATGTCTCGCAATGGGCCACCGAGTTGATGACCGCCGGCGCGCGGCGCGCCCCGCGCGGCGATGACGTGGAATTGGGCGATCAAGTCCGGCAATTGATGGCCCTGGCCGGCTCCCCCTGGTCGGCGCTGCGAGTGGGAGCGTCGGCCAACGCATCGGCGTCGGCCACAGTGCCCGCCGGCGTAGCTGCCGCGCCCCCCGCGGCGAGCGTGCCTTCGACTCCTCCCCAGGCCACGGCGCCGGCCTCGGCCGTGTCGGCCTTGGAAGAATTGCTCGACCGCGTGCAGCGGATGTCCGATGACTGTCGCCAGGCGCGATGCGCACTCAGTCTGGTGCTGGTGGCGCTCGACCGCGACGATCGCCAGCGGGCCGAGTTGGGACTCGTGCAGCACACTTCCTGCTGCCAGCAACTGGCGGCGATCTGCCGACAGGTCGATCACTGGGGCGCGGCCATGATCGAATTGTCGATCAGCCGCTTCGCGCTGCTGTTGCCCAACGCCGATCGGGGCCAGGCGAGCGATTGCGGCCTGCACGCGCTGCGCTGCGTGCGCGATCGGTTTGCTCATTACCAGCATCCGGTGACCGTCAGCGTCGGCGTGGCGGCGGCCGCGATGGTGCCCAAGAATTTTTCTGGCCAGCAACTGGTGCTGGCGGCGGCCCGCTGCTTGCAAGCGGCACAAGTGTCGGGCAACACGCTGAAGAGCATCGAGCTCTAG
- a CDS encoding DUF1080 domain-containing protein, whose amino-acid sequence MALGLNGKVPRASIPTFQSPSSPCFLRVRCDSVVNPLCSGKKPSSACCLGPAVRPNLALLHFLPPPRPRYRAVKWFAPLTALLCVLSLNVTARAAEPTPDAEGWIRIFDGKTLDGWQANESPESWTVEEDALAGHGAVSHLFYVRQEFTDLEFKADIKLAAGSNSGMYFRTAMGPKFPKGYEAQVNNSHKDPKRTGTLYHFVDVREQLVADDTWWIQHVICQGNHIIIKVNGKTVVDFVDEKNSFTRGYVALQQHDPKSKVWYKNLMVKPL is encoded by the coding sequence ATGGCCCTGGGGCTAAACGGGAAAGTGCCCAGGGCTTCTATCCCCACATTTCAATCCCCATCCTCTCCGTGTTTTCTCCGTGTCCGCTGTGACTCCGTGGTTAATCCCCTATGCAGTGGCAAAAAACCATCATCTGCCTGTTGCCTTGGCCCGGCGGTGAGGCCAAACTTGGCTCTACTCCACTTTTTGCCCCCGCCCCGCCCGAGGTACCGTGCCGTGAAATGGTTTGCGCCGCTGACCGCGTTGTTGTGTGTGTTGTCGCTGAACGTAACGGCCCGGGCTGCCGAGCCAACGCCCGACGCCGAGGGCTGGATTCGCATTTTCGACGGCAAGACGCTGGACGGCTGGCAGGCCAACGAGAGCCCCGAAAGCTGGACGGTCGAAGAAGACGCCTTGGCCGGCCACGGCGCGGTCAGCCACTTGTTCTACGTCCGCCAGGAGTTCACCGACCTGGAGTTCAAAGCCGACATCAAGCTGGCCGCCGGCAGCAACTCGGGCATGTACTTCCGCACCGCGATGGGGCCGAAGTTCCCCAAGGGTTACGAAGCCCAGGTGAACAACAGCCACAAGGATCCCAAGCGAACCGGCACGCTGTACCACTTTGTCGACGTTCGCGAACAACTCGTGGCCGACGACACCTGGTGGATCCAGCACGTCATCTGCCAAGGGAACCACATCATCATCAAGGTCAACGGCAAGACGGTCGTCGACTTCGTGGACGAAAAGAACTCGTTCACGCGCGGCTATGTCGCGCTGCAGCAGCACGATCCAAAGAGCAAGGTCTGGTACAAGAACCTAATGGTCAAGCCGCTGTAG